In the genome of Desulfuromonas sp. DDH964, one region contains:
- a CDS encoding NAD-dependent malic enzyme yields the protein MLCDKPGHLASVAAAIARHNASIGDIHLVRVGRTHNTREIVIYVDSDQQFEEVVDAIGNLQGIIVEDVIDLVHQVHEGGKIATKSRVRIETITDVRQIYTPGVAAICRDIFRAPELAYRYTSIPNQVAIVTNGTAILGLGDIGAVAGMPVMEGKAVLFDHLVGVSGVPILIQNRDPKVIIETVRNIAPTFGAIKLEDIKAPECFEIEDTLDAELDIPVMHDDQHGTAVVVLAALFNATRFSGLMLKKSTVGIIGLGAAGMGISKLLLAYGVKEVVGTDLEAAACDRLAAAGGRAGSLDDVMKTAHVVIATTGCPGLIKPEMVRPGSVILALSNPNPEITPDLALQAGASFAADGKSVNNALAFPGLFRGALNVRATRINNKMKIAAAQSIAKHAEENELVPSLLNPEVHKAVTAAVERAALESGAIKHWD from the coding sequence ATGCTCTGCGACAAGCCGGGGCACCTGGCGAGCGTCGCCGCTGCCATCGCCCGGCACAACGCCAGTATCGGGGATATCCACCTGGTGCGGGTCGGGCGCACGCACAACACGCGGGAGATCGTCATCTATGTCGACTCCGACCAGCAGTTCGAAGAGGTGGTCGACGCCATCGGCAATCTGCAGGGGATCATCGTCGAGGATGTGATCGACCTCGTCCACCAGGTCCACGAAGGGGGCAAGATCGCTACCAAAAGCCGGGTGCGAATCGAGACCATCACCGATGTCCGCCAGATCTACACGCCGGGGGTGGCCGCCATCTGCAGGGATATCTTCCGCGCGCCGGAGCTCGCTTACCGCTATACCTCGATCCCGAACCAGGTCGCCATCGTCACCAACGGCACCGCGATCCTCGGCCTCGGCGACATCGGGGCCGTCGCCGGGATGCCGGTGATGGAGGGGAAGGCGGTCCTCTTCGATCACCTGGTCGGCGTCAGCGGGGTGCCGATCCTGATCCAGAACCGCGATCCGAAGGTGATCATCGAGACGGTGCGCAACATCGCGCCGACCTTCGGCGCCATCAAGCTCGAGGATATCAAGGCGCCGGAGTGTTTCGAGATCGAGGATACCCTCGACGCCGAGCTCGACATCCCGGTGATGCACGACGACCAGCACGGGACAGCCGTGGTGGTCCTCGCCGCCCTTTTCAACGCCACCCGCTTCTCCGGGCTGATGCTGAAAAAATCGACGGTCGGCATCATCGGCCTCGGGGCGGCGGGGATGGGGATCAGCAAGCTGCTCCTCGCCTACGGCGTCAAGGAGGTGGTCGGCACCGACCTGGAAGCGGCCGCCTGCGACCGACTTGCTGCCGCCGGGGGGCGGGCCGGCAGCCTCGACGACGTGATGAAGACGGCCCACGTCGTTATCGCCACCACCGGCTGCCCGGGGCTGATCAAACCGGAGATGGTGCGCCCGGGGTCGGTGATCCTCGCCCTTTCCAACCCGAATCCGGAGATTACCCCCGATCTCGCCCTCCAGGCGGGGGCTTCCTTCGCCGCCGATGGCAAGAGCGTCAACAACGCCCTCGCCTTTCCCGGCCTCTTCCGCGGCGCTCTCAACGTGCGCGCGACCCGCATCAACAACAAGATGAAGATCGCCGCCGCCCAGAGCATCGCCAAGCATGCCGAGGAGAACGAGCTCGTTCCTTCCCTGCTCAACCCCGAGGTCCACAAGGCGGTCACCGCCGCCGTCGAACGCGCCGCCCTCGAATCGGGCGCGATCAAGCACTGGGACTAA
- a CDS encoding malate synthase — translation MNDRPQSPPSDLPGGLQIRDNLAQQYADIYTPEVLAALAFMAPFNAEQKRLMAERTARRNGRIRNRLKIGFLDPEGVIPGTGIAVQDARDGKFVGAVIPHDLQRQWLQGTGPAAKPGASTASSLRNVAYALLSGADGWMFDGEDALGQITTMSLDNQRSLKLAIARDPLFLEIAEQVAVEMNTWARDFFGHDIISDWRRQLDFTTKIFRARGLHLDDRHIRLAGASFSASITDMTLYIVNNYRALLADNSSLVLYLPKIQTAEEAGFWNRLLTNLEGHLGLSAGTIKVYVLVEQLEATFQLMEIRAALGKHFVGFNTGRWDYINSVSEANCWDPEFINPNIESIVMTYGYMRNYEDRVRRAVNTPDANGNFALWQGGMEPNIPVGSSAGVASSMKKARAGAVREQQEGASGKWIAHWKMAHIIRPVWEEVGEANQLGRKFPPLTYTAADAAGLTLLEPAPRTVRGARNLLSVALQYGNAFGQGMQAAALKPADYFGNDDILYLMEDMATGEIRLSILWEWIHKGAALTEDDPETGLQAGDVFSVAIFNRLLEEEYAKLLAASNRDVHDNSKGTTLPIARAIVEAYVLDPVKVPWYIDLLNLNLNNHDLAIARERIGQYLEAFKQDGRRITENLDFQPACGR, via the coding sequence ATGAACGACCGTCCACAAAGCCCGCCTTCAGATCTGCCCGGCGGCCTGCAGATCCGGGACAATCTTGCCCAGCAGTACGCCGATATCTACACGCCCGAAGTCCTGGCCGCCCTCGCCTTCATGGCCCCCTTCAACGCCGAGCAGAAACGGCTGATGGCGGAACGGACCGCGCGCCGCAACGGCCGGATCCGCAACCGGCTGAAGATCGGCTTTCTCGACCCGGAAGGGGTGATCCCGGGAACTGGCATCGCTGTCCAGGACGCCCGCGACGGCAAGTTCGTCGGCGCGGTGATTCCCCATGACCTGCAGCGCCAGTGGCTGCAGGGGACCGGCCCGGCGGCCAAGCCCGGGGCATCGACCGCTTCGAGCCTGCGTAACGTCGCCTATGCGCTCCTCTCCGGGGCCGACGGCTGGATGTTCGACGGCGAAGACGCCCTCGGCCAGATCACCACCATGTCCCTCGACAACCAGCGCAGCCTCAAGCTCGCCATCGCCCGCGACCCCCTCTTTCTTGAGATCGCCGAACAGGTAGCGGTGGAGATGAACACCTGGGCGCGGGACTTTTTCGGCCACGATATCATCAGCGACTGGCGCCGCCAGCTCGATTTCACCACCAAGATCTTCCGCGCCCGCGGCCTCCACCTCGATGACCGCCACATTCGCCTCGCCGGGGCATCCTTCTCGGCCTCGATCACCGACATGACCCTCTACATCGTCAACAACTACCGGGCCCTGCTCGCCGACAATTCGAGCCTCGTCCTCTATCTCCCCAAAATCCAGACCGCCGAAGAGGCCGGCTTCTGGAACCGGCTGCTGACCAACCTGGAAGGACATCTCGGCCTCAGTGCCGGGACGATCAAGGTCTACGTCCTGGTCGAGCAGCTGGAGGCGACCTTCCAGCTGATGGAAATCCGCGCCGCCCTCGGCAAGCACTTCGTCGGCTTCAACACCGGCCGCTGGGATTACATCAACAGCGTCTCCGAGGCGAACTGCTGGGACCCGGAGTTCATCAACCCGAACATCGAGTCGATCGTCATGACCTACGGCTACATGCGCAACTACGAGGACCGGGTCCGGCGCGCCGTCAACACCCCCGACGCCAACGGCAACTTCGCCCTCTGGCAGGGGGGGATGGAGCCGAACATCCCGGTCGGCTCCAGCGCGGGGGTCGCGAGCAGCATGAAGAAGGCCAGGGCCGGCGCGGTGCGCGAGCAGCAGGAAGGAGCGAGCGGCAAGTGGATCGCCCACTGGAAGATGGCCCACATCATCCGCCCGGTCTGGGAGGAGGTCGGCGAAGCGAACCAGCTCGGCCGCAAGTTTCCGCCGCTGACCTACACCGCCGCAGATGCCGCCGGCCTGACCCTGCTCGAACCAGCGCCGCGCACCGTGCGTGGCGCGCGCAACCTGCTGAGCGTGGCATTGCAGTACGGCAACGCCTTCGGCCAGGGGATGCAGGCGGCGGCGCTGAAGCCGGCCGACTACTTCGGCAACGACGACATCCTCTACCTGATGGAGGACATGGCGACCGGGGAGATCCGGCTCAGCATCCTCTGGGAGTGGATCCACAAGGGGGCGGCGCTGACCGAGGACGACCCGGAGACCGGTCTGCAAGCGGGGGATGTATTCAGCGTGGCGATCTTCAACCGCCTCCTCGAAGAGGAATACGCCAAGCTGCTGGCGGCGAGCAACCGCGACGTCCACGACAACTCGAAGGGGACGACGCTCCCAATCGCCCGGGCGATTGTCGAGGCCTACGTGCTCGATCCGGTCAAGGTCCCCTGGTACATCGACCTGCTCAACCTCAACCTCAACAACCATGATCTGGCCATCGCCCGGGAGCGCATCGGCCAATACCTGGAGGCCTTCAAGCAGGACGGCCGGCGCATCACCGAAAACCTCGACTTTCAACCGGCCTGTGGCCGCTAG
- the aceA gene encoding isocitrate lyase ICL2, with translation MSRFQEDLQAMQEWFSQPRFADIIRLYSPAQVVEQRGTIRTEYPIARDAAAAFHARLRELFAAGRSITTFGPYSPGQAVTIKRVGIEGIYLGGWATSAKGSASEDPGPDLASYPLSQVPDEAAPLVRALLAADRNQYFLRLQMTEEQRAETPEIDYRPFIIADADTGHGGDAHVRNLIRRFVEVGVPGYHIEDQKPGVKKCGHQAGKVLVPVDEQIKRLNAARLQLDIMQVAGIIVARTDAEAATYLDGRGDERDQRFILGATATGIPNYKTAFLAIMRRFFSQGVTEINGHLMYRISEQAYAEAEEWLERVGLVREIAAAIKELPAKRSTAQVNKALDRAATRLLDLWQMEASLKTYGQAVADVMTFHLDEGAELPMSVEQWHAFVETASFVEAREKARAMGFNIVWNCDIARTPEGYYQIQGGIDYAIAKSLAVAPFADILWMETKTADLHDARIFAEAIHAVYPDKMLAYNLSPSFNWDTTGMSEEEMRRFPEELGKLGFVFNFITYGGHQVDGLAAEEFATALKDDGMLALARLQRKLRLLDSPYRTPQTHVGGPRSDAGLLAASGGTATTKAMGKGSTQFQHLVETEVPPKRLEDWLKLWGKHYQLTAKLRVTLRPHIAGSELLELTVVDRQETRLANIIFAVLQDRRDRNMLSIRDQNTFSEDFRQKRLMTLVTLFLIHRYKAVTVHYVTPTEDNLHQAEGMRDLGLYSSIQTEIGQIIVAQVAAEKVKELVKPESPALQKLITKS, from the coding sequence ATGAGCAGATTCCAGGAAGACCTGCAGGCGATGCAGGAGTGGTTCAGCCAGCCGCGTTTTGCCGACATCATCCGCCTCTACTCGCCGGCCCAGGTGGTCGAACAGCGCGGCACCATCCGCACCGAATACCCGATCGCCCGCGATGCCGCCGCCGCCTTTCATGCGCGCCTGCGCGAGCTCTTCGCCGCCGGACGCTCGATCACCACCTTCGGCCCCTACTCTCCCGGCCAGGCGGTCACCATCAAGCGGGTCGGCATCGAGGGGATCTATCTCGGCGGCTGGGCGACCTCGGCCAAGGGTTCGGCCAGTGAAGACCCCGGCCCCGATCTCGCCAGCTACCCCTTGAGCCAGGTCCCCGACGAGGCGGCGCCGCTGGTGCGGGCGCTTCTCGCCGCCGACCGCAACCAGTATTTCCTGCGCCTGCAGATGACCGAGGAGCAGCGGGCCGAAACCCCGGAGATCGACTACCGCCCCTTCATCATCGCCGATGCCGACACCGGCCACGGCGGCGACGCCCACGTGCGCAACCTGATCCGGCGCTTTGTCGAGGTCGGCGTTCCCGGCTATCACATCGAGGACCAGAAGCCGGGGGTGAAGAAGTGCGGCCACCAGGCCGGCAAGGTGCTGGTCCCGGTCGACGAGCAGATCAAGCGGCTCAACGCCGCCCGCCTGCAGCTCGACATCATGCAGGTGGCGGGGATCATCGTCGCGCGCACCGACGCCGAGGCGGCGACCTATCTCGACGGCCGCGGCGATGAGCGGGACCAGCGTTTCATCCTCGGCGCCACGGCGACCGGTATTCCCAACTACAAGACCGCCTTTCTGGCAATCATGCGCCGCTTCTTCAGCCAGGGGGTCACGGAGATCAACGGCCATTTGATGTATCGCATCTCCGAGCAGGCCTATGCCGAAGCCGAGGAGTGGCTTGAGCGGGTCGGCCTGGTCCGGGAGATCGCCGCGGCGATCAAGGAGCTGCCGGCCAAGCGCAGCACCGCTCAGGTCAACAAGGCGCTCGACCGGGCGGCGACCCGCCTGCTCGACCTCTGGCAGATGGAGGCGAGCCTGAAGACCTACGGTCAGGCCGTCGCCGATGTCATGACCTTCCACCTCGACGAGGGGGCCGAACTGCCGATGAGCGTCGAGCAGTGGCACGCCTTCGTCGAAACCGCTTCCTTCGTCGAGGCACGGGAAAAGGCCCGCGCCATGGGATTCAATATCGTCTGGAACTGCGACATCGCCCGCACCCCGGAAGGGTACTACCAGATCCAGGGGGGGATTGACTACGCCATCGCCAAGTCGCTGGCAGTGGCCCCCTTCGCCGATATCCTCTGGATGGAGACCAAGACCGCCGACCTCCACGACGCACGCATCTTCGCCGAAGCGATCCACGCCGTCTATCCCGACAAGATGCTCGCCTACAACCTCTCCCCCTCCTTTAACTGGGATACCACCGGCATGAGCGAGGAGGAGATGCGCCGGTTCCCCGAGGAACTCGGCAAGCTCGGCTTCGTCTTCAACTTCATCACCTACGGCGGCCACCAGGTCGACGGCCTGGCGGCGGAGGAGTTCGCCACCGCCCTCAAGGACGACGGCATGCTCGCCCTCGCCCGCCTGCAGCGTAAGCTGCGCCTCCTCGACTCCCCCTACCGAACCCCGCAGACCCACGTCGGCGGCCCCCGTTCCGATGCCGGCCTGCTCGCCGCCAGCGGCGGCACCGCCACCACCAAGGCGATGGGGAAGGGCTCGACCCAGTTCCAGCACCTGGTCGAGACCGAGGTGCCGCCGAAGCGGCTCGAGGACTGGCTCAAGCTCTGGGGCAAGCACTACCAGCTGACCGCGAAACTTCGCGTCACCCTGCGGCCGCACATCGCCGGCTCCGAACTGCTCGAACTGACGGTGGTCGACCGCCAGGAGACCAGGCTGGCCAATATCATCTTCGCGGTGCTGCAGGACCGGCGCGACCGCAACATGCTGTCGATCCGGGACCAGAACACCTTCAGCGAGGATTTCCGCCAGAAGCGCCTGATGACCCTGGTGACCCTCTTTCTGATCCACCGCTACAAGGCGGTCACCGTGCACTATGTCACGCCGACCGAGGACAATCTTCACCAGGCCGAAGGGATGCGCGATCTCGGCCTTTACAGCAGCATCCAGACCGAGATCGGGCAGATCATCGTCGCCCAGGTCGCTGCCGAAAAGGTGAAGGAGCTGGTCAAGCCGGAGAGCCCGGCCCTGCAGAAACTGATCACCAAGTCCTGA